The Harpia harpyja isolate bHarHar1 chromosome 10, bHarHar1 primary haplotype, whole genome shotgun sequence genome includes a region encoding these proteins:
- the OIT3 gene encoding oncoprotein-induced transcript 3 protein codes for MFQYLFFSICFVIQLQPVSLMALDPCSAYISLNEPWRNTDHQINGSHGQPTCDSQIDGEWYRFTGMAGDAMPTFCIPENHCGTHAPIWLNGSHPQESDGIVPRQACASFNGNCCLWNTTIDVKACPGGYYVYHLTKPSVCFHAYCGHFYDICDVVDCQGSCLDTSDCTCSPGTTLGPDGQTCLDENECEQNNGGCSEFCVNLKNSYRCECGIGRTLGSDGKTCEEIEGCHNNNGGCSHTCIEVEDTYQCECPRGLVLSEDNHTCQVPVLCKSSSIEVSIPKDLVGGLDLSLINTSCKGVSNGTHVNIHFSLKSCGTVVDVINDKIIATNLVTGLPKQTPGSNGDIIVRTSKLLIPVTCEFPRRYTISEGYVPNLKNSPLEIMSRNQGIFPFTLEIFKDKDFDEPYRGALPTLKLRDSLYFGIEPLVHVNGLETLVESCFATPTSKIDEILKYYLIQDGCVSDDSVKQYTSKDHLAKHFQVPVFKFVGKDNKEVFLHCRILVCGALDESSRCAQGCRRRVRRSAETEEEEEEESVHVANHILTGGPIRIDFDD; via the exons CCCTGGACCCCTGCTCTGCCTACATCAGCCTGAATGAGCCCTGGAGGAACACAGATCATCAGATAAATGGCTCCCACGGCCAGCCAACATGCGACAGTCAGATTGATGGGGAGTGGTATCGCTTCACTGGCATGGCTGGCGATGCTATGCCTACCTTCTGCATCCCGGAGAACCACTGTGGCACCCATGCTCCCATTTGGCTGAATGGCAGCCACCCACAAGAGTCGGATGGCATTGTCCCACGCCAAGCCTGTGCCAGCTTCAATGGGAACTGCTGCCTTTGGAATACCACGATTGATGTCAAGGCGTGTCCGGGCGGGTACTACGTGTATCACTTAACCAAGCCTAGCGTTTGTTTCCATGCATACTGTGGGC ATTTTTATGACATCTGTGATGTGGTGGATTGCCAGGGCTCCTGCCTGGACACCAGTGACTGCACATGTTCCCCAGGGACGACACTAGGACCTGATGGACAGACATGTCTTG atgaaaacgAATGTGAGCAGAACAACGGAGGCTGCAGCGAATTTTGTGTTAACCTGAAGAACTCCTACCGCTGTGAGTGTGGGATCGGGCGCACGCTGGGAAGTGATGGGAAAACCTGTGAAG aAATCGAAGGCTGTCACAATAACAATGGAGGCTGCAGCCATACCTGTATTGAGGTGGAAGACACATACCAATGTGAATGTCCGAGGGGTCTTGTTCTGTCAGAAGACAACCACACTTGCCAGG TTCCAGTGCTGTGCAAGTCCAGCTCTATTGAGGTGAGCATCCCGAAGGATCTGGTTGGAGGCCTGGACCTTTCCCTCATCAACACTTCGTGTAAAGGAGTATCCAATGGCACTCACGTCAACATCCATTTCTCCTTGAAGTCCTGCGGCACTGTTGTAGAC GTAATAAATGATAAAATCATTGCCACCAATCTAGTGACCGGCTTGCCAAAGCAGACTCCAGGAAGCAATGGGGACATCATTGTCCGCACCAGCAAGCTGCTGATCCCGGTGACCTGTGAGTTCCCACGCCGGTACACCATCTCTGAAGGTTATGTGCCCAACCTCAAGAACTCTCCCTTGGAAATCATGAGCCGCAACCAGGGCATCTTTCCCTTCACTCTTGAGATCTTCAAAGACAAAGACTTTGATGAACCCTACAGGGGTGCTCTTCCCACCCTCAAGCTTCGGGACTCTCTGTACTTTGGGATTGAACCCTTGGTACATGTCAATGGACTAGAGACACTGGTAGAGAGCTGCTTTGCCACTCCCACCTCAAAAATCGATGAGATCCTGAAGTACTACCTGATTCAAGATGG CTGCGTTTCTGATGATTCTGTGAAGCAGTACACGTCAAAGGACCATCTTGCCAAGCATTTCCAGGTTCCCGTGTTCAAGTTTGTGGGCAAAGACAACAAG GAGGTGTTCTTGCATTGCCGCATCCTTGTGTGCGGGGCACTGGATGAGAGCTCTCGCTGTGCCCAGGGCTGCCGGAGACGGGTGCGCAGGTCGGCTGAgacggaggaagaggaggaggaggaatctgTTCATGTGGCAAACCACATCCTGACAGGTGGCCCCATCAGAATCGATTTTGATGACTAA
- the PLA2G12B gene encoding group XIIB secretory phospholipase A2-like protein isoform X2 → MQQCLGGAGGGSPVCHTTCADRPRSAPQGAVPFGEAEALMPQGLSLFQRDCANSNPSVSLQDELGPNLHSALCTLTVVTSCQLSQQCLKSRGGGMLTCLLHTTARSHSSLPAHLPGRGLQSLDRDCSMRLLFKAAVLCLTLGLGQCTEETTQENTIHHAPQAESSYSEWGIEAIRDSFEMVNSYFDSFLELLGGKNGVCQYRCRYGKAPMPRPHYKPQEPNGCSSYFLGLKLDLGIPAMTKCCNQLDICYDTCGANKYRCDAKFRWCLHSICSDLKRSLGFVSKVEACESIADTVFNAVWTLGCRPFMNSQRSACICNEEERDEL, encoded by the exons ATGCAGCAGTGCCTTGGTGGCGCAGGCGGAGGGTCTCCTGTGTGCCACACAACCTGCGCAGACAGACCCCGCTCAGCACCCCAGGGAGCAGTCCCTTTTGGGGAAGCTGAAGCCCTGATGCCGCAGGGGCTGAGCCTGTTCCAGCGGGATTGTGCAAACTCAAACCCCAGTGTTTCTCTGCAAGATGAACTTGGTCCAAATCTCCACAGTGCACTTTGCACTCTCACTGTGGTGACCTCATGCCAGCTCTCTCAGCAGTGTTTAAAGTCCAGGGGAGGAGGCATGCTTACCTGCCTCCTACACACAACAGCTCGCTCCcactcctccctgcctgcacatcTGCCTGGACGAGGGCTCCAGAGCCTGGATCGGGACTGCAGCATGCGGCTGCTTTTCAAGGCAGCGGTTCTGTGCCTGACCCTGGGCTTAGGGCAATGCACCGAGGAAACAACACAGGAGAACACCATCCACCACGCTCCCCAAGCAGAGTCATCCTACTCAGAGTGGGGCATTGAGGCCATCCGGGACAGCTTTGAAATGGTTAACAGCTACTTCGACTCCTTCTTGGAactgcttgggggaaaaaacGGTGTTTGTCAGTACAGATGTCGATATG GGAAGGCTCCAATGCCGcgacctcactacaaaccccagGAACCCAACGGCTGTAGCTCCTATTTTCTGGGGCTCAAG CTAGATTTGGGCATCCCTGCCATGACCAAGTGCTGTAACCAGCTAGACATTTGTTACGACACCTGCGGGGCCAACAAATACCGCTGCGACGCCAAATTCCGCTGGTGCCTCCACTCCATCTGCTCCGACCTCAAGCGCAGCCTTGGGTTTGTCTCCAAGGTGGAAG CTTGTGAATCCATCGCAGACACAGTGTTCAACGCTGTCTGGACCCTGGGCTGCCGGCCCTTCATGAACAGCCAAAGGAGTGCCTGCATTTGCAACGAGGAAGAACGAGATGAATTGTGA
- the PLA2G12B gene encoding group XIIB secretory phospholipase A2-like protein isoform X1 has product MLTCLLHTTARSHSSLPAHLPGRGLQSLDRDCSMRLLFKAAVLCLTLGLGQCTEETTQENTIHHAPQAESSYSEWGIEAIRDSFEMVNSYFDSFLELLGGKNGVCQYRCRYGKAPMPRPHYKPQEPNGCSSYFLGLKVPESLDLGIPAMTKCCNQLDICYDTCGANKYRCDAKFRWCLHSICSDLKRSLGFVSKVEACESIADTVFNAVWTLGCRPFMNSQRSACICNEEERDEL; this is encoded by the exons ATGCTTACCTGCCTCCTACACACAACAGCTCGCTCCcactcctccctgcctgcacatcTGCCTGGACGAGGGCTCCAGAGCCTGGATCGGGACTGCAGCATGCGGCTGCTTTTCAAGGCAGCGGTTCTGTGCCTGACCCTGGGCTTAGGGCAATGCACCGAGGAAACAACACAGGAGAACACCATCCACCACGCTCCCCAAGCAGAGTCATCCTACTCAGAGTGGGGCATTGAGGCCATCCGGGACAGCTTTGAAATGGTTAACAGCTACTTCGACTCCTTCTTGGAactgcttgggggaaaaaacGGTGTTTGTCAGTACAGATGTCGATATG GGAAGGCTCCAATGCCGcgacctcactacaaaccccagGAACCCAACGGCTGTAGCTCCTATTTTCTGGGGCTCAAGGTACCCGAAAGT CTAGATTTGGGCATCCCTGCCATGACCAAGTGCTGTAACCAGCTAGACATTTGTTACGACACCTGCGGGGCCAACAAATACCGCTGCGACGCCAAATTCCGCTGGTGCCTCCACTCCATCTGCTCCGACCTCAAGCGCAGCCTTGGGTTTGTCTCCAAGGTGGAAG CTTGTGAATCCATCGCAGACACAGTGTTCAACGCTGTCTGGACCCTGGGCTGCCGGCCCTTCATGAACAGCCAAAGGAGTGCCTGCATTTGCAACGAGGAAGAACGAGATGAATTGTGA